In one Burkholderiales bacterium GJ-E10 genomic region, the following are encoded:
- a CDS encoding ATP synthase subunit delta: MAELSTIARPYAEAFFEAAQAQGKTAEWLPALDALAEVASQPEVAEALGDPRLTPQQRIDLIAGLAGMLLSGQLPDTVAGLLRIAVENDRVVALPEIAAQVRSRKNEADGIADCVIESAYPMEPAQVAGLVGALAKKFPFQLKPEVRVDSRLIGGVRVTVGDRVMDNSVRARLDGLRIRLTA, from the coding sequence ATGGCCGAACTTTCCACGATCGCACGTCCGTACGCCGAAGCGTTCTTCGAGGCGGCGCAGGCCCAGGGCAAAACCGCGGAATGGCTGCCGGCGCTGGATGCGCTGGCCGAGGTCGCTTCGCAGCCGGAGGTGGCGGAGGCGCTGGGCGACCCCCGGCTCACGCCGCAGCAGCGCATCGACCTCATCGCCGGACTGGCGGGGATGCTGTTGTCCGGGCAGTTGCCGGACACCGTTGCGGGCCTGCTCCGCATCGCCGTCGAAAACGACCGGGTGGTCGCGCTGCCGGAGATCGCCGCGCAGGTCCGCAGCCGGAAGAACGAGGCGGACGGCATCGCGGATTGCGTGATCGAAAGCGCGTACCCGATGGAGCCGGCACAGGTCGCCGGTCTCGTCGGCGCGCTGGCCAAGAAGTTTCCCTTTCAACTCAAGCCTGAAGTCCGGGTCGACTCACGCCTCATCGGTGGCGTGCGGGTCACTGTCGGCGATCGGGTGATGGACAACTCGGTGCGCGCCCGTCTGGACGGCCTGCGCATCCGGTTGACCGCTTGA